The DNA sequence TGATAGTATAAACTTGATAGTATAAAGTATTCCTTACATGATTCTAGTAGTAGGGGTGATTTAGTTAAAGTGGAAAAATGCAGGAAATAATAAAACCAAGTAAGTCATATTTATCTGAAAGTGTTTTATAAAAAAGCTGGATTTTAAATAGTTTAGTAAAGTGCCATTAACTCAATAATAGAATTTATTTACGGACTGACAGTACTGACACGTTAATATTgtgattttaaaatataatgtagCGTTAAGAAAATACTAACAGTGCGGACTCGCGATTtaccttaaagtgacattccatttccaactgcagctgcaatactgttcattttactatggaaacgcgtcgctgtcattgtcaatttccatagtaaaatgaacagtactgcagctgcagttgggaatggaatgtcactcttaaggaTACGAGTAGTTATATTGCCTGTAGTtatctaataaaaataataaggtaCGCTTAAAACATGTCAATTCAATATGTTTACTATACAATATTATGATTGATGTACGTACAACTCGTACAAATTACATACAATATCAATTGAAAAACATCTGTTGTGACGAACCTATTTGTATTGACATAACAGTAATTTATCTTTGACCTAAAAACTAGAATAAATCACGACGATTTTAGATGGACCATGCCAGTAGAATGTTGTATCTATTTGAATCAAGTAGTGAATGGTTTTGCCGCATTTTACTTATTGACattgaatagggaatattacgtgAAACACAGCGTAGGGGGCgacactaccacaatccatcacaatctgggagtctaccgcgaaacaagaaaatcgaaattttgttatctaacctctctatcactcttgcgtatttgAGCggtaaagaggcagataactaaatttcgattttcgctttTCCCGGTAGACCCTTGTTagcaaaccgccttgatgcaccagtgtcatattttaaaacttgTCAAAGAACAggttaaggcacagtatgtataagttactctatggttgcTAGAGGCGccagtgctgcactctggcggcagaacattgcattaatatcccctattacttactacaattttttttacagaagCGGTGTTAGGTATACGTCACGTACAATGTGTGATGTTGTTCTTCGCCATGCTCTTGGCCTTCGGCATGAGGGTAAACATGAGTATGGCTATCGTCGCCATGACAGACTCTTCTGTGGAAAACGTGAGTACTGCATCAGTAGACTTTTTGTCCCGCTTGGCGTGTTTTGAaaatcccatagaaaatgagaCAACGCAAACGtgtacgtcacgtcacactatagaatgaaatttacactaggggttctgatCAGGGTACCCGTTTTGTTTTCAGGCATTCGATTGGAACATGCAAATGCAGAGCGTGATATTGTCTTCTTTCTTCTGGGGCTACATGATTCTTCAAGTGCCTGGCGGCCTCCTAGCTGACAAAATCGGCGGCAGTCTCCTTATCGGCATTAGTATTGGATCCAACTCCATCATCTCACTGTTTCTGCCAACTGCTGCGGTTTACGTAAGTTCGTATCAATTTCAAAATAATCGAAGATTTGAAGATTGTAAGTTAACAGTCTTCTCATTGGCAGCAGTTACCTCATCACCTCATCAGCTAAGGCGTTGTATGTACCAGTTTATCATTAGCCTTAATTGATACGTACTGAAAACGTCATCGTGGATTTATGAGGTTATAGAGTATGTACACTATAATATCCCTAAACGACATGAGACGAACGAATCTCCTGCTGCAGGTAAATccatatattatgtaaaatttGGGACTTTGGGAAATTTGAGATTCAAATGGGACTGGGCAGGACACGTCTGCAGTTGTATGACCTACTACTGTTCCACAAATTGTAAAGGGCCACGGTATACCTAGTCGGAGATGGCAGGACGAGCTTACGCCTTTGACAGAAACTGGTGGGAGACTTCCGAGGATAGGGATACGTGAAagaataagagggaggcctttgcccaacagtggaacaatatgggctcataataataaagatatgtAAAATTTTGTGTAGGCGTGTGGAAGCGtgggaaataaaaataatgtagtaaTTTCAGGGTGGCTGGTACGCAGTATGCGCTTGTCGTGTGCTGCAAGGCTTAACGCAAGGATTCGTCTATCCAAGCACGCACAACCTTATCGGAAAATGGGTGCCTTTGGATGAAAAGAGTAGGATGGGCGCATTTATTTATGCAGGTAATGTAATATGATTTGTTTTTCTAGTATAAATTGATTTTTTGTTGATAACTACTTAATAAATTGATTTTTGTGTTGAAACTTatgaaaatgaatgaaataGAAGATGTATGCTGGGAGTAATTGTATGCCCTTGGGACAAAGGAGTAATAAATATACTTTTGCATAATCAATGTGTGTGAGAGTGAACTTACATTATAAAGTGAAGGTTGGTAACAATACACAAGAATAAAATTGTGAGGAATGTCGAAAACCGACGCCGCACCAAGGTGCGAGACGTGGGTGACGTCATCTCCAAGCTTAAATGgagttgggcgggacatgttgctaggcagagtgatggcaagTGGACCAAAAGgttgacggattggtggccgctttcggatgaaagaagcgcctggcgtccgttagctcgttgggtggatgacattcggaaaattgcggggcacttttgggtgagactagcccaggaccgggataagtggcgtacacgaagagaggcctatgctcagcagtgggcgactgaaggctagaatgatgatgatgattgagaATCACTCTGTGGCTCATAAAATGTTAAGGGTTTACGGTAAAAAAGAAACCGTAATGTCAAATCGCAATGCGtagtaaaaaacaaaaatgatgCAAGCCTTCTCATACCTACTATAAACTACAACACTATGCTATTAGGCTAACACGCACACACCGAAGCATGTTAGCCGATAAAGCAATGAAACAAATCGTTATCCCTGGAATAAAAATGCTCAAgtacattttataaagttattttattatgtaaatacaattATATACGTTACATTTTcttgttcttcttcttctttactCTCTGAACAGAGTGGCCGTGGACATTATGTAAATTTTTTGAGTGACTCGCTTAACAAAATGTATAAGAATGGGGCTTCTTGTCACAGGTAATAATACATACTTACTAGGAAATCCCAACCCTGAATGTGTAATGTATACTATTTGACGAAATAAATgctttttgatttttgatttcTTTGACAACACGTCGCTATTCCTCCCCTAAAGCTACTTTCTGTGAACAATCGCTTACTTTAGCCGACACACTGGCTTTGATTTGGTCAGTCCACCTCCTTGGCGATCTATCTCTAGCACTGTCACCTCCCACTCTTAATAATTGCACAACCAGACGTTCCGCTGTGTGACATTTTGCTTGAATGGAATCAAgaacttgtaatatttttcccAGGGGCTCAACTGGGTACGGCAGTTATGCTGATGTCAGCCGGTTTCTTGGCCAACTATTGGGGCTGGGCCTCTATATTCTACTTTGTTGGTATATCTGGACTCATCTGGACCCTCGTTTATATCTTTATCGGAGCTGGAGAACCTCTAAACTCGAAGTTGATAAGTGAAGAAGAGAAGTTGTATATTCAGGCTTCTCTTGGTCAAGTTGGGGGCAAAAAGGTTTgttttaataatctttcaaaataatatttagtttattagaacttattttatcatttattttcttATGAATTTCAGTCACTTCCCATGCCATGGAAGTCATTGTTGACGTCCATGCCCTTCATCAGTGTGATCATCGTGCACTGTTGTCAAAACTGGGGATTTTATACACTAATGACTGAGATGCCGTCTTATATGAGCCAAGTTCTAGGagtcattttcatttttcattttcatttcatttattcactTCAATCAATTAGCACTTACAGATAAACCTTACGTGCTAATTGGCATTACATTACTTAATATCTAACATGCATTAACtgcaataaatacaataaaataatattggactaaatcaaaactaaaattatatgtACAATGCCGAATGATTATGGAATTAAAAACGTCAAtatttgtcaatgtcacaattttctaaataaaatcctaataaaatttaaatgaaatcgATTTCTACAGACTAAATTAGAATATAAGAGTATTTGTATAaaatgatgaaataaaataaataaatatta is a window from the Cydia fagiglandana chromosome 13, ilCydFagi1.1, whole genome shotgun sequence genome containing:
- the LOC134669890 gene encoding putative inorganic phosphate cotransporter; the encoded protein is MQEIIKPKAVLGIRHVQCVMLFFAMLLAFGMRVNMSMAIVAMTDSSVENAFDWNMQMQSVILSSFFWGYMILQVPGGLLADKIGGSLLIGISIGSNSIISLFLPTAAVYGGWYAVCACRVLQGLTQGFVYPSTHNLIGKWVPLDEKSRMGAFIYAGAQLGTAVMLMSAGFLANYWGWASIFYFVGISGLIWTLVYIFIGAGEPLNSKLISEEEKLYIQASLGQVGGKKSLPMPWKSLLTSMPFISVIIVHCCQNWGFYTLMTEMPSYMSQVLGAISTCRRWSRLLDINETTFIKLDAVERLGKKVVNVKANGVLSATPYIVMYILSFPVGFLSDYALGKGWVSTTAARKISNSIGTIGPALALIGLAYVPAGNITLAVSALSAVVGLNAALLTGFMLVHLDMDPNFAGTMLGISNALGNIISIIAPLAAGAIIKDETNPGEWRKVFYLASFIYIFGNTIFLIFGTSVRQLWNDPEQDINVDIITDAEKREKVI